A window of the Diabrotica undecimpunctata isolate CICGRU chromosome 1, icDiaUnde3, whole genome shotgun sequence genome harbors these coding sequences:
- the LOC140432260 gene encoding uncharacterized protein, which produces MCGVKIDFNGRIINIISLYKPDKNISIREWERLFNWCSSLEGETVLGGDFNAHHAVWGSPKNDTDGNRIIDALTDMDLIFLNDGSATRITPPNSTKSAVDLTLITPGLIALAYWQTLDRTLGSDHYIISIKLNIDVPSSVVYPTRKWKLEKVNWELFHSTLEMELKNVVYSENCNEMAFNLNRAINTSSEASIPQNVPSVLNIDKNQFGGIRNVIHRYSLRRMLLKNTKNASTLNTFLEYKKIEATTKKMFKHKAKTTWIKFCSSLNSSCPSTQIWKMANKLNNKNANIKHAPSAVAEDILQKLCPPFVDKHIPHMALHPEEHYLLKEITSSELEYSIKISKNTAPAKKT; this is translated from the exons ATGTGTGGtgtaaaaattgattttaatggCAGAATAATTAATATAATCTCATTATATAAACCTGACAAGAATATAAGCATTCGAGAATGGGAACGGCTTTTTAATTGGTGTTCCTCACTCGAAGGAGAGACGGTACTAGGAGGTGACTTCAATGCCCATCATGCGGTATGGGGTTCTCCAAAAAATGATACTGATGGCAATAGAATAATTGATGCATTAACTGATATggatttaatatttctaaatgatGGTTCAGCGACTAGAATTACCCCTCCAAACTCTACAAAATCAGCTGTAGACTTAACGCTAATAACTCCTGGACTAATTGCACTAGCATACTGGCAAACATTGGATAGAACTCTTGGATCTGATCATTATATTATTTCCATCAAGTTGaatattgatgtaccctcttctgTTGTATATCCAACAAGGAAATGGAAATTAGAGAAGGTCAACTGGGAATTGTTTCATAGCACTCTTGAAATGGAACTGAAGAATGTTGTATACTCTGAAAACTGTAATGAAATGGCATTTAATCTGAATAGAGCAATTAATACAAGCAGCGAAGCTTCTATCCCCCAAAACGTACCTTCAGTCCTAAACATAGACAAAAATCAATTTGGTGGGATAAGGAATGTAATACACAGATACAGCTTAAGAAGAATGctcttaaaaaatacaaaaaacgcATCTACACTTAATACCTTTCTTGAATATAAAAAGATAGAAGCTAcaactaaaaaaatgtttaaacacaaAGCCAAAACAACATGGATTAAATTTTGCTCCAGTCTTAACTCTAGTTGCCCATCAACTCAAATATGGAAGATGGCtaacaaattaaacaacaaaaacgCAAACATCAAACATGCTCCTTCTGCAGTTGCAGAAGATATTCTTCAGAAGTTATGTCCACCATTTGTTGACAAACATATACCTCACATGGCTTTACATCCAGAagaacattatttattaaaagaaataacatCATCTGAACTGGAATATTCTATCAAGATATCCAAAAACACAGCTCCAG CTAAGAAGACATGA